In Cynocephalus volans isolate mCynVol1 chromosome 3, mCynVol1.pri, whole genome shotgun sequence, one DNA window encodes the following:
- the TOMM20L gene encoding LOW QUALITY PROTEIN: TOMM20-like protein 1 (The sequence of the model RefSeq protein was modified relative to this genomic sequence to represent the inferred CDS: inserted 1 base in 1 codon; deleted 1 base in 1 codon; substituted 1 base at 1 genomic stop codon) codes for MPCVRSLLRLLTAPAASGTVAFFGYCVYFDRKRRCDPAFKRRLRDKRRAQQPEAEEPGAQLXDPAKNEKLQELFLQEVQMGELWLSRGKNHRMGVEHLGNXPQELLKVFKHTLPPKVFEMLLHKIPFICQRFEAEMNKQECWEVDPD; via the exons ATGCCCTGCGTCCGCAGCCTCCTCCGCCTCCTGACGGCCCCGGCGGCCAGTGGCACCGTCGCCTTCTTCGGCTACTGTGTTTACTTCGACCGGAAGCGGCGCTGCGACCCCGCGTTCAAGCGCCGCTTGCGGGACA AAAGAAGAGCCCAACAGCCAGAGGCCGAGGAGCCGGGCGCGCAG TTGTGAGATCCAGCAAAGAATGAGAAACTGCAAGAACTT TTTCTGCAAGAGGTACAGATGGGAGAACTTTGGTTATCTAGAGGTaagaat CATAGAATGGGGGTTGAACATCTCGGCA GCCCACAGGAACTTCTGAAGGTTTTCAAACACACACTTCCTCCCAAGGTATTTGAGATGCTATTGCACAAGATTCCCTTTATTTGCCAG CGATTTGAGGCAGAAATGAATAAACAGGAATGCTGGGAGGTTGATCCTGACTGA
- the TIMM9 gene encoding mitochondrial import inner membrane translocase subunit Tim9 produces the protein MAAQIPESDQIKQFKEFLGTYNKLTETCFLDCVKDFTTREVKPEEITCSEHCLQKYLKMTQRISMRFQEYHIQQNEALAAKAGLLGQPR, from the exons ATGGCTGCACAAATACCAGAATCTGATCAGATAAAACAG TTTAAGGAATTTCTTGGAACCTACAATAAACTTACAGAAACCTGTTTTTTGGACTGTGTTAAAGACTTCACAACAAGAGAAGTAAAACCTGAAGAG atcACCTGTTCAGAACATTgcttacagaaatatttaaaaatgacacAAAGAATATCCATGAGATTTCAGGAATATCATATTCAGCAGAATGAAGCCCTGGCAGCTAAAGCAGGACTCCTTGGCCAACCACGATAG